The sequence TTGTAGCCTTTATAACGGCCCCACCCTGTCATGATCTAACCTTCTTTTCTTTAAATATCTGATTATTTGAATATAAGGTAAATATTACTCCTGCTTGTCGCTCTTGTCAACGTCAAAATGACATTCATGATTTCCAAATTCACTCACTACGAATGCTTTCAAGCATAGAAATAGCACTTACGAGGTGATTATCAAATATTTGCTTGGCTACAGCCAGAAGGTCTTCAATCAGGGGGTCGCGGAGGGAATAAATAACAGTAGTGCCTTCCTTAACTGTGGCTACAACATTCTTGGCGCGTAATACAGCTAGCTG comes from Paenibacillus sp. 19GGS1-52 and encodes:
- a CDS encoding metalloregulator ArsR/SmtB family transcription factor yields the protein MNSEIQQFKTEFFKALAHPMRIRILELLSEGDKNVNELQAILGSEGSAVSQQLAVLRAKNVVATVKEGTTVIYSLRDPLIEDLLAVAKQIFDNHLVSAISMLESIRSE